Below is a window of Micromonospora chersina DNA.
CCGGCACGAGCTGCCCCCGGTGCTGCCGTCCCGCCGGCACGGGCTGGTGCCGGTGGTCCAGCGCGACGCCGAGGCCCAGCGGGCGGTCCGCCGGCTCGGCGAGGCGGTCGCCGCCACCGTCGACCTCGACCGGCTGCTGGGGCTGGCCCGTTCCGCCCCGGAGCTGACCGTCGCGCCGTGGTCGCCGGAGCCGGCCGCGGGCGCGCCCGCGGGGGAGCGGCCGGTGGTCGCGCTGGCCGGCGGTCCGGGCGGCAGCTACAGCCACCCGGAGACCGCCGAGCTGCTGCGCGCGGCGGGCGCCGAGGTCGTCACCGTCGACCCGCTCCGCGACGAGTCGCTGCCCGCCGGCACCCGCGCGCTGGTCGTCGGCGGCGGGCTGCCTGAGACGTACGCGGAGCAGCTCTCCGCCAACCGCCGGCTCTGCATCGCGGTGGCCGAGCTGGCCCGGACGGGCCGCCCGGTGATCGCCGAGGGCGCCGGCCTGCTCTGGCTGGCCCGGGAGCTGGACGGCCTGCCGATGTGCGGGGTGCTCGACGCGGTCGGCGCCAGCCGGGACGGCCTGGTGGTCGGCTACCGGGAGGCCACCGCGGCCGGTGACAGCGTGGTGGCGCGGGCCGGCGCCACCGTGGTGGGGCACAAGCAGCACGCCGCGGTGCTCACCCCGCGGGCCGGCGAGCGGGCTGCCTGGCGCTGGGAGGGCGGCGCCCCGGAGGGCTTCGTCTGGCGGGGCGTGCACGCCTCGCAGCTCGTGCCGCACTGGGCCGCGTACCCGGAGATCGCGGCCCGGCTGGTCGCGGCGGCCGCGGCCCCCGCGGAGGCTCCGGCGTGATCGGGCAGGTGGCCGTGCGCCGTTTCCCGGCGCTGACCGTCTCCACGCCGCGCACCGAGGTACGCCAGCTCGTCGCGGCGGACGCCGGGGCGGTCGACGAGGTGTTCGCGGACCGGCAGACCCAGCGCTGGCTGCCGCTGGCCGACTCCTCGGGCCAGATCGACGGGCGGGCCTGGTGCACCGAGCTGGCCCGGCAGCGCCGGGACAGCGGTGAGGGCGACCACTGGGCGGTGGTGCGCCGCGAGGACCAGCGGGTGGTCGGCTGCCTGTGGACCCGGCGCACCGACTGGGGCGCGCGGCTGACCGAGGTGTCGTACGCGATCGCCCCGCACGCCCGCGGCTACGGCCTGGCCGCCGAGGCGGTCGACGCGGTCGCCATCGCGCTGATCCTGGAGCACGGCTTCCAGCGGGTCGAGCTGCGGGTGGCCGCCGGCAACGTGGCGAGCCGCCGGGTGGCGGAGAAGGCCGGCTTCAGCTACGAGGGCCTGCTCCGCAACGCCGGCTTCGTCCACGGCGCGAGGGTGGACCTGGAGCTGTGGAGCTTCGTCTCCGCCGACCTCCGCTGACCTCCCTGACCCCGGACGTTGATCAAGAGGTTTGCGTCGGGAATCGGGCGATTCCGCGCGCAAACCTCTTGATCAACTGGCCCGGGCGCACCCCCGGGTAGTCGTGGGAGCCTCAGCCCACTATCTGGTCGCTGGGTGGGGTGAACTGGCGGGTGGGTTGGCCCTTCAACGCGTCGCGGAGGGTCATCGCCACGGCGTTCACCGGGATCTGGGACTGGCCGTCGCCCACCGCGTTGAACGGGTTGTCCGGATCGGCGATGAAGCTCGCCGCCGCCAGTTCCGGTGTGTAGCCGACGAACCAGGCCGACCGGGTGCTGTCCGTGGTACCCGTCTTGCCGGCGACCGGGCGGCCGACCGTGCCCCGCACGCTGTCCGCCGTCGACCAGCCGCCGCAGCCCCCCTTGGCCGGGGTGTCGCCGGTCGGGCAGCGGGCCGCGTCGGTGGCCGCCCGGGCCGCGTCGGCGCTGACCACCTGCCGGCAGCGCGGCTTGGCGACCTCCCGCTGCACCCCTCCCGGGGTGCGGTAGGTGGCGGGCGTGCCGTCCCGGTTCATGATCGAGTTGACCGGGATCGCCTCGCAGTAGCGCCCGTCGGCGGCGACGGCCGCGTACGCGTTCGCCATCTCCAGCGGGGTGGCGTCGGAGACGCCCAGGGTGAATGCGCCCCACTTCTTCACCTTGCCCGGGGACGCCTGGTCGCGGTCCACGTCGGTGCGCCAGCGCAACCCGAGCTGCTCGGCCAGCCGGACCGCCCGGTCCGCGCCCACCTGCTCCTCCAGCCACACGAAGTACGTGTTCACCGACTTGCCGAAACCGGACCACATGGTCTGCTGGCCGGTCATCGCGCCGCTGGCGTTCGACGGGGCCCAGCCGTCGTAGACGGCCGACCGGTACCGGTACGGGGCGTTGAACGAGGTGGAGAGCTTCATCCCCGAGTCGAGGGCGGCGAGCATCGGGAACATCTTGAACGTCGATCCGGCCTGGTAGCCGGGGAGCGTGCCGCCGCCCAGCAGTGGCGCCACCGTGTTCGGGTAGTTCGCCTTGACCTTCGGGCCGGCCTCCGGGTTGGAGCTGGGCCCGTTCTCGCTGAGGTCGAGGGAGTAGTTCCGGTTGACCGCCATGGCCTTGACCCGCCCGGTGCCCGGTTCGGCGACCACCACGCCGTTGGCGAACGGGCTGCCGGTGTTGTCCTTGGCGCCGACGTTCTTCTCGGCCGCCGACTGGATCTTCGGGTCGAGGCTCAGCACGATGCGGTAGCCGCCCCGGCGCAGCTTGTCCATCCGTTCCAGCCGGTTCTCGCCGAACGCGGGTTGAGCGCTCCACCAGTTCTTCAGGTAGTCGCAGGCGAAGCCCCAGGTGCGGTACTGGTCGTTGATCGAGGCGCAGTCGTTCGGCGGGTTGGTGAGCCGCAGCTTGATGGGCTCGGCCTTGGCCGCCGCCGCGGCGTCCGGGGAGAGGTAGCCGAGGCGGGCCATGTTGTCGAGCACGTAGTTGCGCCGGCCGGTGGCGTCCTTCTGGTCGGAGGTGATCGGGTCGTACTCCGACGGGGACTTGACCAGGCCGGCCAGGGTGGCCGCCTCGACCGGGGTGAGGGTGGCCGGGGTCTTGGAGAAGAAGATCTGCGAGGCCGCGTAGATCCCGTACGCCCGGTGGCCGAAGTAGGCCGAGTTCAGGTAGCGCTCGAGGATCTGCTCCTTGCTGACGTGCTTCTCGATGTCCAGCGCCATGCGCATCTCCTTGACCTTGCGCAGGCTCGTCTGCTGGGTGGCCTCCTGGACCTCCTTCGGCGTCTTGGCGCTGTCCCGCAGGGCCATCCGCACGTACTGCATGGTGATCGTCGAGGCGCCCTGCGAGACTCCGCCGGACCGGGCGTTGGACACGAAGGCGCGCGCCACGCCCTTCGGGTCGACGCCGTGGTGCTGGTAGAAGCGGTTGTCCTCGGCGGCGACGATCGCCTGCTGGATGTTCGGCGACATCTCGTCGATCTTGGTGTACTGCCGGTACTCCTCGTAGAACATCGTCAGCACGGTCTTGCCGTCCGGCGCGTACAGGTACGAGGTCTCGGCGGGCAGCGCGGTCTTGAGGATGCTCGTCTTCTGCTCCACTGCGTGTGCGGTGACCTTGGCGCCGATGCCGGTGACGGCGGCCAGCGGATAGGCCGCGGCGGCGACCACGATGCCGGCGATGAGCCCGGCGCGGAGGAGGGGCACGGCACGACCAGCGGAGGCAAGGGGTCGGTTGCTCACGTGGTCAAGCTATGACATTTCCGATTCGGAAATGAGAAGAATTCATAAACGGGCGAGGGGGTTCAGCGGTGGTGACGCGGCCCACGCCGGGATCCGCTGTCCCGGGCGGCGGCTTCCCGGCAGGATCGCGGACATGCGTGCTCAGCTGATCGGGACCGGCGCTCCGGCGGGCGAGCCCGACCTCGGCCACCACGGGGACGCCGAGGCCACGCCCGGCCTTGTCGACCTGGCGGTGAACGTCCGCCGCGCCCCGATGCCGGACTGGCTGGCCGACCCGCTCGTCGCCGCCATGGGCGCGCTGGCCGCGTACCCCGATCCCGGCCCGGCCCGGGCCGCCGTCGCCGCCCGGCACGGGCGTCCCCCGGAGGAGGTACTGCTCACCGCCGGCGCCGCCGAGGGCTTCGTGCTGATCGCCCGGGCGCTGCGCGAGGCCCGGCGGCCGGTCGTGGTGCACCCGCAGTTCACCGAGCCGGAGGCCGCCCTGCGGGCCGCCGGCCACACCGTCGAGCGGGTGCTGCTCGACGCGGGCGACGACTTCCGGCTCGATCCGGCCCGGGTGCCCGCCGACGCCGACCTCGTGCTGGTCGGCAACCCCACGAACCCCACCTCGGTGCTGCACCCCGCCGCGGCGCTCGCCGCGCTGGCCCGCCCAGGCCGGGTGCTCGTGGTCGACGAGGCGTTCGCCGACACCACGGCGGCCCCCGGCGTCGAGGGCGAACCCGAGTCCCTCGCCGCCCGCCGCGACCTGCCCGGCCTCGTGGTGGTCCGCAGCCTCACCAAGACCTGGGGGCTGGCCGGGCTGCGGATCGGCTACCTGCTCGGCGACCCCGGGCTGCTCGCCCGGTTCGCCGCCGCCCAGCCCCTCTGGGCGGTCTCCACCCCGGCCCTGGCCGCCGCCACCGCCTGCGCGTCCCCGGCCGCCGTCGCGGCCGAGCGCGCCATCGCCGCCGGGCTCGCCGCCGACCGCGACCACCTGGTGGCCCGCCTGTCCGGCCTGCCCGGGGTACGCGTCGTCGGCCGCCCCGCCAGCGCCTTCGTCCTGGTCCACCTGGCCGGCGCCGCCGCCGTGCGGGAGCGGCTGCGCGAGCGCGGCTGGGCGGTGCGCCGCGGCGACACCTTCCCCGGGCTGGGCCCGGACTGGCTGCGGATCGCGGTGCGCGATCCGGCGACGACCGACGCCCTCACCGACGTGCTGGCGGAGATCCTGGAGGCATGATGTTGGAGTCCACCGTTGCGGCGATCCGGCCGCTCGACGAGACCGCCATGGCGGCCGCCCGCGAACTCCAGGGCCGGCTCACCAAGCCCGCCGGCTCCCTCGGCGCCCTGGAGCCGCTCTCCGTACGCCTCGCCGGCCTCGCGGGCACCTGCCCGCCGCCGCTGCCCGAGCCGGCCGCCGTGGCGATCTTCGCGGGCGACCACGGCGTGCACGCCCAGGGCGTCACCCCGTGGCCTCAGGAGGTCACCGCCCAGATGATCGCCAACTTCGTGGCCGGCGGGGCGGTGGTCAACGCGTTCGCCCGGCAGGCCGGCGCCTCGGTCACCGTGGTGGACGTCGGCGTGGCCACCCCGCTCCCGGTCGAGCCGACCGCCGACCTGGCCGGCCCCCGCCTGGTCGCGGCGAACGTGCGCCCCGGCACCCGGGACCTGACGGTGACCGCGGCGCTCACGCGGGACGAGGCCCGGGCGGCCGTGGAGACCGGCATCCGGATCGCCGGGGAACTTGTCGACGCCGGGGCCGGCATCCTGCTCACCGGCGACATGGGCATCGGCAACACCACGCCGGCCGCCGCGCTGATCGCCGCGTTCACCGGTGTCGACCCGGCGGCGGCCACCGGCCGGGGCACCGGGGTGGACGACGAGACGTACGCCCGCAAGGTCGGCGTGGTGCGGGCCGCGCTCGACCGGCACGCGCCCGACCCGGCCGACCCGCTGGGCGTGCTGGCCGCGGTCGGCGGCCTGGAGCACGCCGCGCTGGCCGGGCTGGTCCTCGGCGCCGCCGCGCGCCGGGTGCCGGTGCTGCTGGACGGCGTCATCGCGGTGAGCGCCGCGCTGGCGGCGGCCGCGTTCGCGCCGGACGCGGTCGGGGCCATGGTCGCCGGGCACCGCTCGGCCGAGCCGGGCGCCACGGCGGCGCTGCGGCACCTCGGCCTGGACCCGCTGATCGACCTCGGGCTGCGGCTCGGCGAGGGCACCGGCGCGCTGCTCGCGCTCCCCGTCGTCACGGGCGCGGTGCGGGTGCTGCACGAGGTCGCCACCTTCGACTCGGCGGGAGTGGCCGAGAAGTGAGCGCGGGAACCCTTCGCCTCGGCGTGCCGCGGCCCCGCGGCGCCGGGCGGGGCGTGCGGCCGGCGCGGTCCGGCGGGGAGGCGGCGACGTGAGCGGCAGCCCGTACCCCCTGGGGTTGCGGCTGGCCGGCCGGCGGGTGGTCGTGGTCGGCGGGGGAGCGGTGGCCACCCGGCGGGTGCCGGCGCTGCTCGACGCCGGCGCGGACGTCCTGCTGGTGGCGCCGGAGCTGACCCCCGCGCTGCGGGCGCACGTGGACGCCGGCCGGCTGCGCTGGGAGCCGCGCCGGTTCGTCCCGGCCGACCTGGACGGGGCCTGGCTGGTCCAGGTGGCCGTGGACGACCGGGTCGCCGCGGCGGCGGTCAGCGCCGCCGCCGCCGAGCGGCGGATCTTCTGCGTCCGCGCCGACGACCGGGCCGCCGCCACCGCGTGGACCCCGGCCGTGACCCGGCACGGTCCGGTCACCGTGGCGGTGCTGGGCGGCGGCGACCCCCGCCGGGCCATGAGCGTCCGGGACGCGGTGCGCGAACTGCTGGCGGCCCGTGCCGGGGAGCCGACCGCTGCCGCGCCGGGACGGCCGAGTGTGCCGGCTCCGGGTGGGCCGGACACCGGCGCGGCGCCGGTGGGCCGGGTGGCGCTCGTGGGCGCCGGACCGGGCGATCCGGAGCTGATCACCGTCCGGGGCTGGCGGCTGCTCACCGAGGCGGAGGTCGTGGTCGCCGACCGGCTCGTCCCCGGGCTGCTCCTCGACGAGCTGCGCCCGGACGTCGAACTGGTGGACGCCTCCAAGATCCCGTACGGGCCGTCGCGGGCCCAGGAGGAGATCAACCGGATCCTGGTCGACCGGGCCCGGGCCGGCAAGGTCGTGGTCCGGCTCAAGGGCGGCGACCCGTACGTCTTCGGCCGGGGCGGCGAGGAGCTGCTGGCCTGCGCCGAGGCGGGCGTGCCGGTCACCGTGGTGCCCGGGGTGACAAGCGCGATCTCGGTGCCCGCGGCCGCCGGGGTGCCGGTCACCCACCGGGCGGTGGCGCACGAGTTCACAGTGGTCTCCGGGCACGTCGCGCCCGACTCGCCGGCCTCACTGGTCCGCTGGGAGTCCCTCGCCGGCCTGCGCGGCACCCTGGTGATCCTCATGGGCCTGAAGAACCTCGCGGCGATCAGCGCCACCCTGGTGGCGCACGGGAAGCCCTCGGGGACCCCGGCCGCGGTGATCCAGGAGGGCACCACCACCGCCCAGCGGGCGATCCGCTCGACCCTCGGCACGGTGGCCGCCGACGTCGAGGCCGCCGGCCTCCGCCCACCCGCCATCGTCGTGATCGGGGACGTGGTCGGGGCGCTCGACACCTGAGCACGCGAGCGGCCCGGGACCAGCCGGTCCCGGGCCGCCGTCGTTGCGGTCAGCTCACTGCTTGAGCATGTTGTCCAGCATCAGCGCGCAGCGGATCAGCCCGAGGTGGCTGTACGCCTGCGGGTGGTTGCCCAGCCCGCGCTCTGCCAGCGGGTCGTACTGCTCGGGGAGCAGCCCGGTCGG
It encodes the following:
- a CDS encoding cobyrinate a,c-diamide synthase produces the protein MTVVPRVVLSAPSSGHGTGALSLGLLAALADRELDVAGFKIGPDQVDAAYLGLAAGRPGRNLDPRLVGPERVGPLFAHGAAGAGFALVQGTMGLYDSIAGRPETESTAAVATALRSPVVLVVDVAAMGQSVAALVHGFRAYDEQLWLGGVILNRVASPRHEAMLREALDDVGVPVYGALRRHELPPVLPSRRHGLVPVVQRDAEAQRAVRRLGEAVAATVDLDRLLGLARSAPELTVAPWSPEPAAGAPAGERPVVALAGGPGGSYSHPETAELLRAAGAEVVTVDPLRDESLPAGTRALVVGGGLPETYAEQLSANRRLCIAVAELARTGRPVIAEGAGLLWLARELDGLPMCGVLDAVGASRDGLVVGYREATAAGDSVVARAGATVVGHKQHAAVLTPRAGERAAWRWEGGAPEGFVWRGVHASQLVPHWAAYPEIAARLVAAAAAPAEAPA
- a CDS encoding GNAT family N-acetyltransferase, translated to MIGQVAVRRFPALTVSTPRTEVRQLVAADAGAVDEVFADRQTQRWLPLADSSGQIDGRAWCTELARQRRDSGEGDHWAVVRREDQRVVGCLWTRRTDWGARLTEVSYAIAPHARGYGLAAEAVDAVAIALILEHGFQRVELRVAAGNVASRRVAEKAGFSYEGLLRNAGFVHGARVDLELWSFVSADLR
- the cobT gene encoding nicotinate-nucleotide--dimethylbenzimidazole phosphoribosyltransferase — translated: MLESTVAAIRPLDETAMAAARELQGRLTKPAGSLGALEPLSVRLAGLAGTCPPPLPEPAAVAIFAGDHGVHAQGVTPWPQEVTAQMIANFVAGGAVVNAFARQAGASVTVVDVGVATPLPVEPTADLAGPRLVAANVRPGTRDLTVTAALTRDEARAAVETGIRIAGELVDAGAGILLTGDMGIGNTTPAAALIAAFTGVDPAAATGRGTGVDDETYARKVGVVRAALDRHAPDPADPLGVLAAVGGLEHAALAGLVLGAAARRVPVLLDGVIAVSAALAAAAFAPDAVGAMVAGHRSAEPGATAALRHLGLDPLIDLGLRLGEGTGALLALPVVTGAVRVLHEVATFDSAGVAEK
- a CDS encoding transglycosylase domain-containing protein; amino-acid sequence: MSNRPLASAGRAVPLLRAGLIAGIVVAAAAYPLAAVTGIGAKVTAHAVEQKTSILKTALPAETSYLYAPDGKTVLTMFYEEYRQYTKIDEMSPNIQQAIVAAEDNRFYQHHGVDPKGVARAFVSNARSGGVSQGASTITMQYVRMALRDSAKTPKEVQEATQQTSLRKVKEMRMALDIEKHVSKEQILERYLNSAYFGHRAYGIYAASQIFFSKTPATLTPVEAATLAGLVKSPSEYDPITSDQKDATGRRNYVLDNMARLGYLSPDAAAAAKAEPIKLRLTNPPNDCASINDQYRTWGFACDYLKNWWSAQPAFGENRLERMDKLRRGGYRIVLSLDPKIQSAAEKNVGAKDNTGSPFANGVVVAEPGTGRVKAMAVNRNYSLDLSENGPSSNPEAGPKVKANYPNTVAPLLGGGTLPGYQAGSTFKMFPMLAALDSGMKLSTSFNAPYRYRSAVYDGWAPSNASGAMTGQQTMWSGFGKSVNTYFVWLEEQVGADRAVRLAEQLGLRWRTDVDRDQASPGKVKKWGAFTLGVSDATPLEMANAYAAVAADGRYCEAIPVNSIMNRDGTPATYRTPGGVQREVAKPRCRQVVSADAARAATDAARCPTGDTPAKGGCGGWSTADSVRGTVGRPVAGKTGTTDSTRSAWFVGYTPELAAASFIADPDNPFNAVGDGQSQIPVNAVAMTLRDALKGQPTRQFTPPSDQIVG
- the cobA gene encoding uroporphyrinogen-III C-methyltransferase; its protein translation is MSGSPYPLGLRLAGRRVVVVGGGAVATRRVPALLDAGADVLLVAPELTPALRAHVDAGRLRWEPRRFVPADLDGAWLVQVAVDDRVAAAAVSAAAAERRIFCVRADDRAAATAWTPAVTRHGPVTVAVLGGGDPRRAMSVRDAVRELLAARAGEPTAAAPGRPSVPAPGGPDTGAAPVGRVALVGAGPGDPELITVRGWRLLTEAEVVVADRLVPGLLLDELRPDVELVDASKIPYGPSRAQEEINRILVDRARAGKVVVRLKGGDPYVFGRGGEELLACAEAGVPVTVVPGVTSAISVPAAAGVPVTHRAVAHEFTVVSGHVAPDSPASLVRWESLAGLRGTLVILMGLKNLAAISATLVAHGKPSGTPAAVIQEGTTTAQRAIRSTLGTVAADVEAAGLRPPAIVVIGDVVGALDT
- the cobC gene encoding Rv2231c family pyridoxal phosphate-dependent protein CobC, with the protein product MRAQLIGTGAPAGEPDLGHHGDAEATPGLVDLAVNVRRAPMPDWLADPLVAAMGALAAYPDPGPARAAVAARHGRPPEEVLLTAGAAEGFVLIARALREARRPVVVHPQFTEPEAALRAAGHTVERVLLDAGDDFRLDPARVPADADLVLVGNPTNPTSVLHPAAALAALARPGRVLVVDEAFADTTAAPGVEGEPESLAARRDLPGLVVVRSLTKTWGLAGLRIGYLLGDPGLLARFAAAQPLWAVSTPALAAATACASPAAVAAERAIAAGLAADRDHLVARLSGLPGVRVVGRPASAFVLVHLAGAAAVRERLRERGWAVRRGDTFPGLGPDWLRIAVRDPATTDALTDVLAEILEA